Proteins encoded together in one Vicinamibacterales bacterium window:
- a CDS encoding Gfo/Idh/MocA family oxidoreductase yields the protein MNKHSSCSRREFLKQAPVAIAGAAAFPTIVEASVLGRHGVTPPSDRIVMAGIGFGMQGPSNMRSFLGKNEVQWVAVCDLDDGPLRKAQETVNTAYGTADCAVYKDYRKLYARGDLDAVSIAVPDHWHAILSIEALRAGLHVFGEKPFTHSLREGRALCDAVERYGRVWQTGSWQRSVENFHRACELVRNGRIGRVQRVEVGLPSGHHDFAGTFGQEKLENPPSGFDYDTWLGPAPWSPYCRARVHMNWRWNMDFGGGQLMDWVGHHLDIAHWALGLDHTGPVEVSGRAEFPTTGIYNSPTRYWVDTLYADGTPIILAGGYPEIQSGTKWIGERGWVWVDRGGFESQPAHLVNEVIGPNETRLYHSRDHQQNFLDCIRSGALTIAPAEVAHRSASVGHLGVIAIETGRKIKWDPATETLIGDAGAERLLSRSYRKPYQVPA from the coding sequence ATGAACAAGCACTCTTCGTGTTCCCGCCGGGAATTCCTGAAGCAGGCACCCGTGGCAATCGCCGGTGCCGCGGCATTTCCGACGATCGTCGAGGCGTCAGTGCTGGGCCGCCACGGAGTCACTCCGCCCAGCGACCGCATCGTCATGGCCGGCATCGGGTTCGGCATGCAGGGGCCGTCCAACATGCGCTCGTTTCTCGGCAAGAACGAGGTCCAATGGGTGGCGGTCTGCGACCTCGACGACGGCCCGCTGCGAAAGGCGCAGGAGACCGTCAACACCGCGTACGGCACGGCTGACTGCGCGGTCTACAAGGACTACCGGAAGCTGTACGCGCGCGGCGACCTCGACGCGGTGTCGATCGCCGTTCCCGACCACTGGCACGCAATCCTGTCGATCGAGGCGCTCAGGGCCGGCCTGCACGTGTTCGGCGAGAAGCCGTTCACGCACAGCCTGCGCGAAGGACGCGCGCTTTGCGACGCGGTCGAACGGTACGGCCGCGTGTGGCAGACGGGCAGTTGGCAGCGGTCGGTCGAGAACTTCCACCGCGCGTGCGAACTGGTCCGCAACGGGCGAATCGGCAGGGTTCAGCGAGTTGAGGTGGGGCTTCCGTCGGGCCACCACGACTTCGCCGGCACATTTGGGCAGGAGAAGCTCGAGAACCCTCCGTCCGGATTCGACTACGACACCTGGTTGGGTCCCGCTCCATGGTCGCCGTATTGCAGGGCGCGCGTGCACATGAACTGGCGCTGGAACATGGACTTCGGCGGTGGCCAGTTGATGGACTGGGTCGGCCACCACCTCGACATCGCGCACTGGGCGCTGGGTCTCGATCACACCGGGCCCGTCGAGGTCTCGGGCCGGGCCGAGTTCCCGACAACCGGCATCTACAACAGTCCGACCCGGTACTGGGTCGATACGCTCTACGCGGACGGGACACCGATCATCCTGGCTGGCGGCTACCCGGAAATCCAGAGCGGGACGAAGTGGATTGGCGAGCGCGGTTGGGTGTGGGTGGACCGGGGCGGATTCGAGAGCCAGCCTGCGCACCTGGTCAACGAGGTCATCGGACCGAACGAGACTCGGTTGTACCACAGCCGCGATCACCAGCAGAACTTCCTCGACTGCATCAGGAGCGGCGCGCTGACCATCGCGCCCGCCGAGGTCGCGCACCGGTCCGCGAGCGTCGGACACCTGGGCGTGATCGCGATCGAAACGGGCAGGAAGATCAAATGGGACCCTGCCACCGAGACGCTGATTGGCGACGCCGGCGCGGAGCGGCTGCTGTCGCGATCCTACCGGAAGCCGTACCAGGTTCCCGCGTGA
- a CDS encoding Gfo/Idh/MocA family oxidoreductase has product MDDQNTLANGISRRRFVGGMAAAAGFMIVPRHVLGGPGYQAPSDRVNIATVGYVHGMGTANTKACAAENVVALCDVDDSDAARVRAARTKVFEEFPNATRYRDYRVMLEKQKDIDGIIVATPDHSHAVIAIAAMQLGKHVYVQKPLTRTVSEARALTEAARRYKVVTQMGNQGHSGEGVRLIEEWIADGAIGKVREVHCWTNRPIWPQGMPRPTDTPAVPDGLDWDLWLGPAPLRAYHKAYHPFSWRSWLDFGCGALGDMACHVMDAAYTALKLGYPTSVTAFLAYQVIEVPREGGGTSNVRLQYKDSYPPATIVHYTFPDRGKKYPAVKLHWYDGGLLPERPEELEPDRTLPESGTIFVGDKGKLMCETYSGSPRLIPERRMQAYKRPRKSIARVVGSHEQNWIDAIKGKTKAVSDFNYAGPFTEAVLLGNLGVAFPGVKLVWDGPRMTVTNHPEANDLVQHHYRSGWTF; this is encoded by the coding sequence ATGGACGATCAGAACACGCTCGCGAACGGGATCTCGCGTCGCAGGTTCGTGGGAGGCATGGCGGCCGCCGCCGGATTCATGATCGTGCCGCGCCACGTGCTGGGCGGGCCCGGGTACCAGGCGCCGAGCGACCGCGTGAACATCGCGACGGTCGGGTACGTCCACGGCATGGGGACGGCCAACACCAAGGCGTGTGCCGCGGAGAACGTCGTCGCGCTCTGTGACGTGGACGACAGCGACGCGGCACGCGTCCGGGCTGCTCGTACGAAGGTGTTCGAGGAGTTTCCGAACGCCACCAGGTACCGCGACTACCGCGTGATGCTGGAGAAGCAGAAGGACATCGACGGGATCATCGTCGCCACTCCCGACCACAGCCACGCCGTCATCGCGATCGCCGCCATGCAGTTGGGCAAGCACGTCTACGTCCAGAAACCACTGACGCGGACCGTGTCGGAAGCGCGGGCGCTGACCGAGGCCGCGCGTCGGTACAAGGTCGTCACCCAGATGGGGAACCAGGGGCACTCGGGCGAGGGCGTGCGGCTCATCGAGGAATGGATTGCCGATGGCGCGATTGGCAAGGTCCGCGAGGTGCACTGTTGGACGAATCGACCGATCTGGCCGCAGGGCATGCCAAGGCCGACCGACACACCGGCGGTGCCCGACGGTCTCGATTGGGACCTTTGGCTCGGACCGGCGCCGCTTCGGGCATACCACAAGGCCTATCACCCGTTCAGTTGGCGCTCGTGGCTGGACTTCGGGTGCGGCGCCCTCGGCGACATGGCGTGTCACGTCATGGATGCCGCCTACACCGCGTTGAAACTCGGATATCCGACCAGCGTGACCGCGTTTCTTGCCTACCAGGTCATCGAGGTCCCGCGCGAGGGCGGCGGGACGTCGAACGTGAGGCTGCAGTACAAGGACAGCTATCCTCCGGCGACGATCGTCCACTACACCTTCCCGGACCGCGGCAAGAAGTACCCTGCCGTGAAGCTTCACTGGTACGACGGAGGCCTGCTTCCCGAACGTCCGGAGGAACTGGAACCGGATCGTACGTTGCCCGAGAGCGGGACGATCTTCGTTGGCGACAAGGGGAAGCTGATGTGCGAGACGTACTCGGGCAGCCCGCGGTTGATTCCCGAGCGGCGCATGCAGGCCTACAAGCGCCCGCGCAAGTCGATCGCGCGAGTAGTCGGCAGCCACGAGCAGAACTGGATTGACGCGATCAAGGGCAAGACGAAGGCCGTCTCGGATTTCAACTACGCCGGTCCGTTCACCGAGGCCGTGCTGCTCGGCAATCTCGGTGTCGCGTTCCCCGGAGTCAAGCTCGTGTGGGACGGTCCCAGGATGACGGTCACGAACCACCCGGAAGCGAACGACTTGGTCCAGCACCACTACCGCAGCGGCTGGACGTTCTAG
- a CDS encoding FAD:protein FMN transferase yields MIALQHAAMATRFEIRSAHPDERYARQAARAAFETVDRLEQQLSRFVENSDIARINHLSSGESTVVGYETMQCLRLADLIYADTRGAFDVSVGTGFESLELVPDEFLVRARADGVRLDLGAIGKGYAVDRMAEILEDWEVTQVLVDAGYSSVLALDPPSGLGGWPLTLSRPATPTVILARLEARQQALGASGLQKGEHIWNARDRAPVRSRPAAWVSAPRSVLGDICRVAGVEASAAAVADALSTAFMVNAFDEIERCCRQYSGLEAWILEGEVRHFPTPESRTTT; encoded by the coding sequence ATGATCGCGCTCCAGCACGCGGCCATGGCGACGCGGTTCGAGATCCGGTCGGCGCATCCGGACGAGCGCTACGCGCGGCAGGCTGCGAGGGCCGCCTTCGAGACGGTCGATCGCCTGGAGCAACAGCTGAGCCGGTTCGTCGAGAACAGTGACATCGCGCGGATCAACCATCTGTCGTCCGGGGAATCGACGGTCGTCGGCTACGAAACGATGCAGTGCCTGCGGCTGGCGGATCTCATCTACGCTGACACGCGCGGAGCATTCGACGTGTCGGTCGGCACAGGCTTCGAGAGCCTGGAGTTGGTGCCGGACGAATTTCTCGTGCGGGCGCGGGCCGATGGTGTGCGCCTCGATCTGGGTGCCATCGGCAAGGGCTACGCGGTGGATCGGATGGCGGAGATTCTGGAAGACTGGGAGGTCACCCAGGTCCTCGTGGATGCCGGCTACAGTTCGGTCCTGGCGCTGGACCCGCCGTCCGGACTCGGGGGGTGGCCGCTGACCCTCAGCCGTCCTGCGACGCCGACCGTGATTCTCGCGCGACTCGAGGCCAGACAGCAGGCGCTCGGCGCGTCGGGGCTCCAGAAGGGCGAGCACATCTGGAATGCGCGTGATCGGGCGCCGGTGCGATCGAGGCCTGCCGCCTGGGTCTCCGCGCCGCGCAGCGTCCTTGGGGACATCTGCCGCGTGGCGGGCGTCGAGGCGTCGGCTGCAGCCGTGGCGGATGCGCTCTCAACCGCGTTCATGGTGAACGCCTTCGATGAAATCGAACGCTGCTGTCGTCAGTACTCAGGGCTCGAAGCCTGGATCCTCGAGGGCGAGGTGAGACACTTCCCGACCCCTGAGAGTCGGACAACAACCTGA
- a CDS encoding Gfo/Idh/MocA family oxidoreductase yields MTIEGRAAAATGGRIRYGMVGGGRGAFIGSVHRQAIAFDGLADLAAGCFSADYENTLETGGSLGLAPDRLYKNYRTMIRAEAKRVDGIDFLVIVTPNYLHAPIAKLALEHGIHVVCDKPLATSSADARALGVLAKRAKLLFGVTYTYTGYPIVRHMREMVAQGELGDIRFVAAEYPQEWLATPLERTGQKQAAWRANPRRSGISNCVGDIGSHIENMVTHITGLEIRTLLARLDRFVAGRALDDNASILVEYKGGAKGLYWASQVAIGRDNGLRVRIYGTKGSLEWSQENPNYCEVAYLGKPTVRLSRGRDTLHPAAQRMSRVPAGHPEGYFEAFANIYLAFVSALIKKNAGQPLAPEDLDFPGVDEGIRGVRFIEACVASSRKGAAWVRF; encoded by the coding sequence ATGACCATTGAAGGACGGGCAGCGGCAGCCACTGGCGGCAGGATTCGGTACGGCATGGTGGGCGGCGGGCGGGGCGCCTTCATCGGCAGCGTGCACCGGCAGGCCATCGCGTTCGACGGTCTGGCCGACCTCGCCGCGGGTTGCTTCTCCGCAGACTACGAGAATACGCTCGAGACGGGCGGGTCGTTGGGCCTGGCGCCGGATCGGCTGTACAAGAACTACCGCACGATGATCCGCGCGGAGGCGAAGCGAGTGGACGGGATCGATTTCCTGGTCATCGTGACGCCCAACTATCTGCACGCTCCGATTGCGAAGCTCGCCCTCGAGCACGGCATCCACGTGGTGTGCGACAAGCCGCTCGCCACCTCGAGTGCCGACGCTCGGGCGCTCGGCGTTTTGGCGAAGCGGGCGAAGCTGCTGTTCGGGGTCACCTACACCTACACGGGATATCCCATCGTTCGGCACATGCGCGAGATGGTCGCGCAAGGCGAACTCGGCGACATTCGCTTCGTGGCCGCGGAGTATCCGCAGGAGTGGCTGGCGACGCCGCTCGAGCGCACTGGCCAGAAGCAGGCGGCTTGGAGAGCCAACCCGCGTCGGAGTGGGATCTCCAACTGCGTGGGTGACATCGGCAGCCACATCGAGAACATGGTCACGCACATCACCGGACTCGAAATCCGCACGCTGCTCGCACGCCTCGACCGCTTCGTCGCCGGCCGCGCACTGGACGACAACGCATCCATCCTGGTGGAGTACAAGGGCGGCGCGAAGGGACTCTACTGGGCGTCCCAGGTGGCCATCGGCAGGGACAATGGTCTTCGCGTGCGGATCTACGGGACCAAGGGGTCGCTCGAGTGGTCGCAGGAGAATCCGAACTATTGCGAGGTGGCGTACCTGGGGAAGCCCACCGTGCGGCTGTCGCGCGGCCGCGACACCCTGCATCCCGCCGCGCAGCGGATGTCGCGGGTTCCGGCGGGCCATCCCGAAGGTTACTTCGAGGCATTCGCCAACATCTACCTCGCGTTCGTGAGCGCGCTGATCAAGAAGAACGCCGGCCAGCCGCTGGCGCCTGAAGACCTGGATTTCCCGGGTGTGGACGAGGGCATCCGCGGCGTGAGATTCATCGAAGCATGCGTCGCCAGCTCGCGAAAGGGCGCCGCCTGGGTCAGGTTCTGA
- a CDS encoding MFS transporter, translating to MEATVARRTSVLALMAVFGLGISFIIIGAISEELKRDLGVTNAEIGNLVLALFLTSVVVQLITGPLVDRFGHKPLAIVGFLVASLSMFLIGLAPNVATAFVACILLGIGAMCLNTVGNTLIPVVLFDGKDPARASNFGNAFFGLGYVITPLLFSLMAGAGLGYRTGVYLLGGLFLVFLVAAVGSTFPRVSTGYEFSMAFKLLGKRAVLVAALALFCYISLEISMATWSKPYMTELFGGAANPGAVSRAGLILSLFGVAMMVGRFLTSMVKNLTTIGVRLIAAMALVAMGAILTMILTEIPALAVVAVVVTGLVFAPIFPTIVGVTFAKFEPKLYGSIFGIIFAVGLLGGTFVPQIIGSLSVGATIQQSLLIVLAMAAALFVISLFLRSRSESAS from the coding sequence ATGGAAGCGACGGTAGCCCGTAGGACGTCCGTTCTCGCGTTGATGGCCGTGTTCGGTCTCGGCATCTCCTTCATCATCATTGGAGCGATCTCCGAGGAACTGAAGAGGGATCTCGGTGTGACGAACGCGGAGATCGGCAACCTGGTTCTCGCGCTGTTCCTCACGAGCGTGGTCGTGCAGCTCATCACCGGCCCGCTGGTGGACCGGTTCGGGCACAAGCCGCTGGCGATCGTCGGGTTCCTGGTCGCGAGCCTGAGCATGTTCCTGATCGGGCTGGCGCCGAACGTCGCCACGGCGTTCGTCGCGTGCATCCTGCTGGGCATCGGCGCCATGTGTCTGAACACCGTGGGCAACACGCTCATCCCCGTGGTGCTCTTCGACGGCAAGGACCCGGCGCGCGCCAGCAACTTCGGCAACGCGTTCTTCGGCCTCGGCTACGTCATCACGCCGTTGCTGTTCTCGCTGATGGCCGGGGCGGGGCTCGGCTACAGGACCGGCGTCTACCTGCTCGGCGGGCTGTTCCTCGTCTTCCTGGTGGCCGCCGTCGGCTCGACGTTCCCGCGCGTGTCCACCGGCTACGAGTTCTCGATGGCGTTCAAGTTGCTCGGCAAACGGGCGGTGCTCGTCGCCGCGCTCGCACTGTTCTGCTACATCTCGCTCGAGATCAGCATGGCCACGTGGAGCAAGCCGTACATGACGGAGTTGTTCGGCGGGGCCGCGAATCCTGGGGCCGTGTCCAGGGCCGGGCTGATCCTGAGCCTGTTTGGCGTGGCCATGATGGTCGGTCGCTTCCTGACATCGATGGTGAAGAACCTGACGACCATCGGCGTCAGACTGATCGCGGCGATGGCCCTGGTGGCGATGGGAGCCATCCTCACGATGATTCTCACAGAGATCCCGGCGCTGGCCGTCGTGGCCGTGGTTGTGACGGGCCTGGTCTTCGCGCCGATCTTCCCGACGATAGTCGGCGTGACGTTCGCCAAGTTCGAACCGAAACTCTACGGCAGCATTTTCGGGATCATCTTCGCCGTCGGGCTCCTCGGTGGCACGTTCGTGCCGCAGATCATCGGGAGCCTGAGCGTCGGCGCGACGATCCAACAGAGCCTCCTCATCGTGCTGGCGATGGCGGCGGCGCTGTTCGTGATCTCGCTGTTCCTCAGGTCGAGATCGGAGTCTGCCTCCTGA
- a CDS encoding Gfo/Idh/MocA family oxidoreductase encodes MDPNGSGRTIDRRDFLKVTAAGLALGTGAAAAGAGGTNDLRVALVGAGNQGMVLLESCQKIPNVRITALCDIWKEYRQKYVSGRLRIYGHVHTAYVDIQEMLDKEKGRLDAAIIATPDFWHADHTIACLKAGLHVYCEKEMSNTLEDARRIVRAARESGKLVQVGHQRRSNPRYRFSYQKLLREASLLGRITTVNGQWNRSRQDLVTMPAKYAIPPATLEKYGFRSMEQFLNWRWYRGLGGGPIVDLGSHQIDIFNWFLGARPRSVMASGGTDYYGADTHEWYDTVMAVYEYPTSTGTVRAFYQTGTTNGFGGYFELFMGDQGSLEISESGARAKVYRDVANAPDWGSLVKRGLLAAPKDEPKPQPQTLAVLDVRETAPPPSYAIPVQSQKLYHQPHLENFFDAVRGRAQLTCPADTGYETAVTVLKVNEAVELRRPVIFDPGDFEVRT; translated from the coding sequence ATGGACCCGAACGGCAGCGGCAGGACAATCGACCGACGTGACTTCCTGAAGGTCACGGCAGCAGGACTGGCGCTGGGCACGGGCGCGGCGGCCGCGGGCGCCGGCGGCACCAACGACCTGCGGGTCGCCCTCGTCGGGGCGGGCAACCAGGGCATGGTGCTGCTCGAGTCGTGTCAGAAGATTCCCAACGTCCGCATCACCGCGCTGTGCGATATCTGGAAGGAATACCGGCAGAAATACGTCTCGGGTCGCCTGCGGATCTACGGTCACGTCCACACCGCCTACGTCGACATCCAGGAGATGCTGGACAAGGAGAAGGGCAGGCTGGACGCGGCAATCATCGCGACCCCTGATTTCTGGCACGCCGATCACACGATCGCCTGCCTGAAGGCCGGGTTGCACGTCTACTGTGAGAAGGAGATGTCGAACACGCTGGAGGATGCCCGGCGCATCGTGCGCGCGGCGAGAGAATCGGGCAAGCTCGTCCAGGTCGGACACCAGCGCCGCAGCAATCCGCGATACCGGTTCAGCTATCAGAAACTGCTCCGCGAGGCGTCGCTCCTCGGCAGGATCACCACGGTCAACGGCCAGTGGAACCGGTCCCGGCAGGACCTCGTGACCATGCCGGCGAAATACGCGATCCCGCCCGCCACGCTCGAGAAGTATGGCTTCCGCTCGATGGAGCAGTTCCTGAACTGGCGCTGGTATCGAGGCCTGGGCGGCGGCCCGATCGTGGACCTCGGGTCGCACCAGATCGACATCTTCAACTGGTTTCTCGGCGCCCGTCCACGGAGCGTAATGGCGAGTGGCGGCACCGACTACTACGGCGCGGACACGCACGAGTGGTACGACACCGTCATGGCGGTGTACGAGTACCCGACCTCGACGGGCACGGTCCGCGCGTTCTACCAGACCGGAACCACGAACGGCTTCGGCGGCTACTTCGAGCTGTTCATGGGAGACCAGGGTTCGCTGGAGATCTCCGAATCTGGCGCCAGGGCCAAGGTGTACCGCGACGTGGCGAACGCGCCCGACTGGGGTTCACTGGTGAAGCGCGGCCTTCTGGCGGCGCCGAAAGACGAGCCGAAGCCGCAGCCGCAGACGCTGGCGGTGCTCGACGTGAGGGAGACGGCGCCTCCGCCGAGCTACGCCATTCCCGTCCAGTCGCAGAAGCTCTATCATCAGCCGCACCTGGAGAACTTCTTCGACGCCGTCCGCGGCCGGGCTCAACTGACCTGTCCGGCCGACACGGGATACGAGACGGCAGTCACGGTGCTGAAGGTCAACGAGGCGGTCGAACTCCGGCGCCCGGTGATCTTCGACCCCGGGGACTTCGAGGTCCGAACTTGA
- a CDS encoding sugar phosphate isomerase/epimerase: MNRSRDLTRRSFLGMAGAVPLAWGLANASTAAEAGRLPIALQLYSVRRDCQQDFDGALEQVAAMGFEGVEFAGYFGYADRARELKARLQSLGLKVAGTHIGLDTLQNDALKRTIDFHQAIGCRFLIVPSNPAFTDPEKSKALAETFNLLAATLKPLGMACGFHNHKAEFQKDGAKTYWDLFAERTSQDVILQQDCGWTWAAGFDPVAYVRKYPGRTKTTHFKPTIRQDDAGKRAILGQDSVDWKAVYAACSSVGGTEWVVVEQETYPDGKTPMQCTRESLAGLKALIG, encoded by the coding sequence ATGAACCGAAGCCGCGATCTGACACGCCGATCGTTTCTTGGAATGGCCGGCGCCGTGCCGCTGGCCTGGGGACTGGCGAACGCGTCGACGGCTGCGGAGGCCGGCAGGCTCCCGATTGCCCTTCAGCTCTACTCGGTCCGCCGTGACTGCCAGCAGGACTTCGACGGCGCGCTCGAGCAGGTCGCGGCCATGGGCTTCGAGGGCGTGGAGTTCGCCGGCTACTTCGGCTACGCGGACAGGGCGCGCGAGTTGAAGGCGAGGCTCCAGTCCCTCGGGCTGAAGGTGGCGGGCACGCACATCGGCCTCGACACGCTGCAGAACGACGCGCTGAAGCGGACGATCGACTTTCACCAAGCAATCGGTTGCCGTTTCCTGATCGTGCCAAGCAATCCGGCCTTCACGGACCCCGAGAAGAGCAAGGCCCTCGCCGAAACGTTCAATCTGTTGGCGGCCACGTTGAAGCCGCTCGGCATGGCCTGCGGTTTCCACAACCACAAGGCCGAGTTCCAGAAGGACGGCGCCAAGACCTACTGGGACCTCTTCGCCGAGCGCACGAGCCAGGACGTCATCCTCCAGCAGGATTGCGGGTGGACGTGGGCGGCCGGCTTCGACCCAGTGGCCTACGTCCGGAAGTACCCCGGACGCACGAAGACGACCCACTTCAAACCGACCATCCGGCAGGACGACGCCGGAAAGAGAGCCATCCTCGGACAGGACTCGGTGGACTGGAAAGCCGTCTACGCGGCGTGCTCGTCGGTTGGCGGAACGGAGTGGGTTGTCGTGGAGCAGGAAACGTACCCGGACGGCAAGACGCCGATGCAGTGTACCCGGGAATCGCTCGCGGGCCTGAAGGCGCTGATCGGGTAG
- a CDS encoding HEAT repeat domain-containing protein, with protein MTHHPLPPARASKACGVLLIAIGLLLGADRALWAQASVAAESLDAILREVSSYQGSIESAALWKLRDYVHARMNDPAGRAECEVRLLAFLKTPATPVARMAACRHLRLIAGDSAVPALQALLKDERSVDMALYVLRQIPGSVAGRALVQALTTSTGPARLAVISTIGVRRDADAVPALAPLLAQAEFARATVFALGAIGGDAAAQALTAAFAIARPDLKPVFASAVMTCAESFAAAKNDAAALRLYDTLWADASLPGPLRRAIAIGRISTSGPRGAAVLMDLLSGSDPGLQEAAITKIRDVVAPDTIQPICSLLPRLPEPLQLRLLSVLAAYPRERVLPTVLLAARSDSTMVRIASTNALAAAGDATVVRFLLDKSAKARGPEQGAARSALGRLTGRAVDEEILSLLGTKPTEDVERALLLAAADRQMFVAERVVVAALGSPSTGVRVQALRSLRVIGTPSDVPAVLEMLLRADDGRELSEAETTVGVLARKMANANDQSRAVTTRLAAEKDPKAKGRLIAVLPLIGQASALPVVRGALGDADPEVYDAAVRALTAWPTGAARDDIFRLARDSRNETHRLLAIHGLVRTVGLDNYRDPEAAVADLRSAAGFAWRPEEQKLVLGALTQFPCGEALDLAASFLREPSVKAEAEAAIEKIRTRMKKNES; from the coding sequence ATGACACATCACCCCTTGCCCCCGGCACGCGCATCCAAGGCCTGCGGCGTGCTCCTCATCGCGATCGGCCTTCTGCTGGGAGCCGATCGCGCTTTGTGGGCGCAGGCGTCTGTGGCCGCCGAGTCTCTCGACGCGATCCTTCGGGAGGTGTCCTCCTACCAGGGAAGCATCGAGTCGGCCGCGCTGTGGAAGCTCCGCGACTACGTCCACGCCCGGATGAACGATCCCGCAGGGCGCGCGGAATGCGAAGTAAGACTGCTCGCGTTTCTCAAGACGCCGGCGACGCCGGTCGCCAGGATGGCCGCCTGCCGTCACCTGCGACTGATCGCCGGCGACAGCGCCGTGCCTGCGCTGCAGGCGTTGCTGAAGGACGAGCGATCCGTGGACATGGCGCTCTACGTGCTGCGGCAGATCCCAGGCAGCGTGGCTGGCCGTGCGCTCGTGCAGGCGCTGACGACGTCGACAGGCCCGGCGAGGCTTGCCGTCATCTCGACAATCGGAGTACGGCGGGACGCGGACGCGGTCCCCGCGCTTGCTCCGCTGCTCGCGCAGGCCGAGTTCGCCCGGGCGACTGTCTTTGCGCTGGGCGCCATCGGCGGAGACGCGGCCGCGCAGGCGCTCACGGCTGCATTCGCGATCGCACGTCCGGATCTCAAGCCGGTGTTTGCATCGGCCGTGATGACGTGCGCGGAGTCCTTTGCGGCGGCGAAGAACGACGCGGCCGCCCTGCGGCTGTACGACACGCTCTGGGCTGACGCGTCGCTGCCTGGTCCACTGCGTCGAGCCATCGCCATCGGCAGGATTTCGACCAGCGGGCCGCGTGGAGCAGCGGTCCTCATGGACCTGCTCAGTGGATCCGATCCCGGCCTCCAGGAAGCGGCCATCACGAAGATCAGGGACGTGGTGGCGCCCGACACGATCCAGCCAATCTGTTCGCTCCTGCCTCGCCTTCCGGAGCCGTTGCAGCTTCGGTTGCTGAGCGTGCTGGCCGCCTACCCGAGAGAACGGGTGCTCCCGACGGTCCTTCTCGCCGCGCGAAGCGATTCGACAATGGTCCGAATCGCCTCGACCAACGCGCTGGCTGCGGCGGGCGACGCCACAGTCGTGCGATTCCTGTTGGACAAGTCCGCGAAGGCCCGCGGCCCCGAACAGGGGGCGGCCCGTTCCGCGCTCGGAAGGCTGACCGGCCGTGCCGTCGACGAAGAGATCCTCTCGTTGCTCGGGACGAAGCCGACCGAAGATGTCGAGAGGGCACTGCTGTTGGCGGCGGCCGACCGGCAGATGTTCGTCGCCGAGCGCGTCGTGGTCGCCGCGCTCGGCTCGCCGTCGACCGGGGTGAGGGTGCAGGCGCTCAGATCCTTGCGCGTGATCGGTACGCCGTCTGACGTTCCTGCGGTGCTCGAAATGCTGCTCCGAGCCGACGATGGCCGCGAGTTGTCGGAAGCGGAAACGACGGTTGGCGTCCTCGCGCGGAAGATGGCGAACGCCAACGACCAGTCGAGGGCGGTGACGACCCGCCTGGCGGCGGAGAAGGATCCCAAGGCCAAGGGGCGACTCATTGCCGTGCTCCCGTTGATTGGTCAGGCCAGCGCGTTGCCGGTGGTGAGAGGGGCGCTCGGCGACGCCGATCCGGAGGTGTATGACGCCGCGGTGCGTGCGCTGACGGCGTGGCCGACGGGCGCCGCGCGCGACGACATCTTCCGCCTGGCGCGGGACTCCCGGAACGAGACCCACCGCCTGCTGGCTATCCATGGCCTGGTCCGTACCGTCGGACTGGACAATTACCGGGATCCTGAGGCGGCTGTCGCTGACCTGAGATCGGCTGCGGGTTTTGCGTGGCGGCCGGAGGAGCAGAAGCTCGTGCTCGGGGCGCTGACGCAGTTTCCCTGCGGGGAGGCGCTGGACCTTGCTGCGAGCTTCCTGCGCGAACCGTCGGTGAAGGCCGAGGCTGAGGCCGCCATCGAGAAGATCAGGACACGCATGAAGAAGAACGAGTCGTGA